The Spiroplasma endosymbiont of Crioceris asparagi genome contains the following window.
CTGAATATAAATTACCAGATTTAAATACTGATAATATTGAAGCAGCCATGAGAATTGTAGAAGGTACTGCAAAAAACATGGGTGTTAAAATTGAAGGGAAAGAAGAGGTAAGTAAATAATGGCTAAAAAAAGTAAAAAATTAAAGCTTGCTTTACAAAGTATTGATAGAAACAAAAAATATTCTATTGAAGAAGCTATCTCTTTAGTTAAACAAACATCTGTATCAAAATTTGATGGAACAATTGATATTGCATTTAATTTAAATGTTGATCCAAAACATGCCGATCAACAAATTAGAGGAGCAGTAGTTCTTCCTGGTGGGACTGGTAAATCACAAAAAGTTTTAGTAATAACTAAAACAAAAATGAATGAAGCACAATCTGCAGGAGCTGATTTTATTGGTGCCGAAGAAATGATTGAAAAAATTCAAAAAGAAAATTGATTTGGATTTGATGTAATTGTTGCAACACCAGAAATGATGGCACAATTAGGAAAAATCGGTAAAATTTTAGGACCAAAAGGATTGATGCCAAATCCTAAAACCGGAACAGTTACAATGGATGTTGTAAAAGCAATCGATGAAATTAAAAAAGGTAAAGTTGAATATAGAACTGATAAAGAAGGTAATGTACATTCAGTTATTGGTAAAGTATCATTTGCTAA
Protein-coding sequences here:
- the rplA gene encoding 50S ribosomal protein L1, producing MAKKSKKLKLALQSIDRNKKYSIEEAISLVKQTSVSKFDGTIDIAFNLNVDPKHADQQIRGAVVLPGGTGKSQKVLVITKTKMNEAQSAGADFIGAEEMIEKIQKENWFGFDVIVATPEMMAQLGKIGKILGPKGLMPNPKTGTVTMDVVKAIDEIKKGKVEYRTDKEGNVHSVIGKVSFANENLLQNFNALVDVIRRAKPVSVKGTYIKNVSISATMGPGIKVFLEQ